A stretch of DNA from Desulfosarcina ovata subsp. ovata:
TGGTCGATGATCTGGTGGATACGGGCAAAACCGCCCGACTGGTTCGCAAAATGGTTCCCAAGGCCCATTTCGCCACGATTTACGCCAAACCGGCCGGTCGTCCACTGGTGGACACCTTCATGACCGAGGTGAGTCAGGACACCTGGATTCTGTTTCCCTGGGATTCGGAAATTCAGTTTGTACAACCCATTGTTGAACGGAACAATACATAATTTTAAGAAATACTCCGACGGGAGAAATGAAGGAGGGTCGTGCCATGCGAATCGGGGTAATGACTTGTGCTATCGTCGTCATTCTGATGGGATGCGCCCATCTGGAAATCAAGAAAAATGTGGACGGGCTCAACACCATCCAAGCCGGGGATACACTTGAATCGATTTTGAAACGGTTGGGGCCGCCGGATTTCAGCCATGATATCAGCAATGAGCGCAAAGTGGTATATTACCAGACCCAATCGTCCGGATTGTCCGGTGCGCCATTGACGGAAGCCCTTTGTACGGCCGTGGCATTAGAAAATGGACGGGTCGTGGCCGTTGGCGAGGACCCGAGCGCACGCTGGACAAGCGAGGAAAACGAGCGCAAACGCCTGTCCGAGGAGGCCGAGCGGGACCGGCTTGAAAAGGAGCGGACCGCCGCTGCCGCGCAAAAGGCGGAGGCTGAGAGAAGAGAAAAAATCATTGCGCTCGAGAAAGCGGTAAAACCGGTTCCCGCCGCAAATGCCGCGCTGAACTTGAAACTGTACCGCCAATTGCTTGATTTGGACCCGCAGAATGCCCGTTACCAGAAAAAAGTGGCCTACTACAATAATCGA
This window harbors:
- a CDS encoding DUF3192 domain-containing protein, with the protein product MRIGVMTCAIVVILMGCAHLEIKKNVDGLNTIQAGDTLESILKRLGPPDFSHDISNERKVVYYQTQSSGLSGAPLTEALCTAVALENGRVVAVGEDPSARWTSEENERKRLSEEAERDRLEKERTAAAAQKAEAERREKIIALEKAVKPVPAANAALNLKLYRQLLDLDPQNARYQKKVAYYNNRMARQAKTRHVRARLSAKEKQRIAWEKSREKRNKMLRQYTGNGIAEMAVHDMGGGALYVWVKNISQQIITTHPDHFTLIDRSGQRIPCHSSETLDSVLEPGSISHGKIEYDQKRVPKTLIFENGESGRVAKSFDG